Proteins found in one archaeon genomic segment:
- a CDS encoding branched-chain amino acid ABC transporter permease: MVETFYLDAILRASVIAIMSTGLTLIYMTTKVPNFAHGSILTVGAYIAYTLASFMKVSPYVSAPLAFLIGAGVSLAIYRLVLRPLRKHGSPIVSVMIATLAIDIAFVGVFGTYSDYLANVFRLIGTKSFILISYDFSFFGLQHYGAAIVFPILTLSMVGLLYLGMTRTRFGIAMRASVENPDLASVLGVSVERVYSFSWLLAGGLGAMGGALATLHVAGTPDFGSKLIVAIFAASVLGGFFSIYGAVLGGVIVGGGEVLSVNYLAPVVGSWVTQWIEGVPLIMMAVALLIIPKGLTSIKLRRRR, translated from the coding sequence GTGGTCGAGACATTCTACCTCGACGCGATCCTGAGGGCATCGGTGATCGCGATCATGAGCACGGGGCTCACGCTCATCTACATGACTACGAAGGTGCCGAACTTCGCCCACGGCTCGATACTTACCGTCGGGGCGTACATAGCGTACACTCTCGCGAGCTTCATGAAGGTCTCCCCATACGTGTCCGCGCCCTTAGCGTTCCTTATCGGCGCCGGGGTCTCGCTTGCGATCTACAGGCTCGTCCTCAGGCCTCTGAGGAAGCACGGCTCGCCGATAGTCTCTGTTATGATTGCCACCTTGGCGATCGACATCGCCTTCGTGGGAGTCTTCGGGACGTACTCGGACTACCTCGCAAACGTGTTCCGGCTGATCGGGACGAAGTCGTTCATCCTCATCTCCTACGACTTTTCATTCTTCGGCCTTCAACACTACGGAGCAGCGATAGTCTTCCCGATACTGACGTTATCCATGGTGGGGCTGCTCTATCTCGGGATGACCAGGACGCGCTTCGGGATTGCGATGAGGGCATCAGTGGAGAACCCGGACCTCGCCAGCGTCCTCGGGGTGAGCGTTGAAAGGGTCTACTCCTTCTCCTGGCTCCTTGCGGGAGGCCTCGGGGCGATGGGCGGCGCGCTCGCGACCCTGCACGTGGCAGGCACGCCTGACTTTGGCTCGAAGCTGATTGTGGCCATCTTTGCCGCCTCGGTGCTGGGCGGGTTCTTCAGCATCTACGGGGCAGTGCTTGGAGGGGTCATCGTGGGCGGGGGCGAGGTCCTCTCAGTGAACTACCTTGCTCCGGTCGTCGGGAGCTGGGTCACTCAGTGGATTGAAGGAGTCCCGCTGATCATGATGGCGGTCGCGCTTCTGATCATACCGAAGGGCCTGACGTCGATAAAGCTCAGGAGGAGAAGATAG
- a CDS encoding branched-chain amino acid ABC transporter permease — protein sequence MVLPAITVFGINIVSFSFDLLTFFAIYLAISISLNLELGYAGIPNFGKALMVAAGGSIGGSFAGQFAAWYLHVDTQGGFFRHWYTIIPQVSTILEGDAWFSVALLFMTILVGALAGGAIGYLASFPALRLREDYLAMILLAMAQLYVIFLANTSVITDSTDGLAIPDVFRFAGEWGPILSTGTIVAFAALVYLYAERVARSPLGRMLRAMRDNEVAAEALGKDTVKARRNVLIVASMITGAAGALWAFQVGISQPGEYTRFVWTIYPWVMVIMGGAANNFGVALGTMVFWFILKFVDIAKFSFSAYVPFEVNYLQYMTVGAILLLILYFRPEGILKEKSTATTSSSRLRGLFGGDKKEPG from the coding sequence GTGGTCCTGCCTGCAATCACGGTCTTCGGGATCAACATCGTAAGTTTCTCTTTCGACCTCCTCACTTTCTTCGCGATCTACCTCGCGATTTCGATCAGCCTGAACCTAGAGCTGGGATACGCCGGGATACCCAACTTCGGGAAGGCGCTCATGGTGGCGGCGGGAGGGTCGATCGGGGGCTCGTTCGCCGGCCAGTTCGCGGCCTGGTACCTGCACGTTGACACTCAGGGAGGTTTCTTCAGGCACTGGTACACGATAATCCCGCAGGTCAGCACCATCCTCGAGGGGGACGCCTGGTTCTCGGTCGCCCTCCTCTTCATGACGATTCTGGTGGGGGCGCTCGCGGGCGGCGCGATAGGATACCTGGCGTCCTTCCCTGCGCTGAGGCTGAGGGAGGACTACCTCGCGATGATACTGCTCGCCATGGCCCAGCTGTACGTGATCTTCCTCGCCAACACGTCAGTCATAACCGACTCCACGGACGGGCTTGCGATCCCCGATGTCTTCAGGTTCGCCGGAGAGTGGGGCCCGATCCTCTCGACGGGCACGATAGTGGCTTTTGCGGCCCTGGTCTACCTCTACGCGGAAAGAGTCGCGAGGTCCCCCCTCGGTCGCATGCTGAGGGCCATGAGGGACAACGAGGTCGCTGCCGAGGCTCTGGGCAAGGACACGGTCAAGGCGAGGCGGAACGTCCTGATAGTGGCCTCGATGATAACAGGCGCGGCGGGAGCCCTCTGGGCCTTCCAAGTGGGGATCAGCCAGCCGGGCGAATACACGAGGTTCGTGTGGACGATCTATCCGTGGGTGATGGTGATCATGGGAGGGGCTGCGAACAACTTCGGGGTCGCACTGGGGACCATGGTCTTCTGGTTCATCCTCAAGTTCGTGGACATCGCGAAGTTCTCCTTCTCAGCCTACGTGCCCTTCGAGGTCAACTACCTGCAGTACATGACAGTGGGAGCCATCCTGCTGTTGATCTTGTACTTCAGGCCGGAGGGGATACTCAAGGAGAAGTCCACTGCGACTACTTCATCGTCGAGGCTGAGAGGACTCTTCGGCGGAGACAAGAAAGAACCCGGATAG
- a CDS encoding ATP-binding protein, which produces MATLASGKLSEMFEDFLKTAVDRSGNSVYRTKISQLISSEGKSLVVDFNDLLRYNGDLANRVLLEPDSSLGSFKIAAFETMRSENAMYADRVKRELSVRIRGIPEQVPLRKVDTSYLDKMLSVSGMVVRTSELRPLMTSAAWTCPSGHLTYQDQDDLALKRPPRCELCGEVRNFELDKKHSRFIDFQVVRVQELPEELPPGQLPQFFDVNLEGDIVNSARPGDRAILSGIVRAVPDYSVGAVKTRLFKSQIDCNHVEIKGKEPDQVNITKEDEALIRGLASEPDAYDRLISSVAPVILGHRPEKEAILLLLAGGSATPLPDGTKLRGDMNVLFVGDPGCMVGDERIALGNGAIVKIEQVGRSHLQDLNLQVLTGEGGGKRDWATKFHIYRQQPVLEAVTESGKSIKGTYNHPMLVLRNDEGKIIREWRRLDELKVGDRLVTTTFIPCQVTKYLDTGFEVVQQKLGPRFRGRLPDVVDPKLGAFLGYLLGDGFVNKYRAVLSVAEPEVDILPKLVAIEEDLFGIRPAVIRRLREDRNVAMHDVYLNSSHIAANLQFMRVRRVPDLILRSGNEVVAEFLRWLFEADGTVFSKGRGRRAVGLKAKDIELLRDVQFLLLRFGIHSRIVANALLIRRGEDIVRYAKHIGFVSKKKTDRLNELKSQALAFGRVHKQRSERVVAIHEGPLEDVYDIEVPRSHRFIANGLISHNTAKSEMLKFAAQVAPRGIYASGRGTTAAGLSAAVIREKNVFMLEAGVVVLGDQGIAAIDEFEKMKPEDRTALHEAMEQNTVTIAKGGIYATLNARTAILAACNPVLGRYNPFQNLTENIGTLPIPLLTRFDLIFVIKDQPHPADDEKLATHILAVHTRRTYATPPPVEFSLLKKYISFSKRITPNLTKEASARLRDYYLELRKGGGEEGQIPATPRTLESLIRVASSRARILLRQEVTEEDALSAISLMNRMVEDVLTDATTKKTDFGIQLGKPLGETKNLKAAMEVFKALEGPDKKPVERKAFKDELVKSRFSDEDAEKMIRTMFREGMVYESKPGFIRRLGG; this is translated from the coding sequence GTGGCCACGCTGGCGAGCGGAAAGCTCTCGGAGATGTTCGAGGACTTCCTCAAGACGGCGGTCGACAGGTCGGGGAACTCGGTCTATAGGACCAAGATATCCCAGCTGATCTCGAGCGAGGGCAAGTCGCTCGTCGTGGACTTCAACGACCTCCTAAGGTACAACGGCGACCTGGCGAACCGCGTCCTCCTCGAGCCAGACTCCTCGCTGGGGTCGTTCAAGATCGCTGCGTTCGAGACGATGAGGAGCGAGAACGCGATGTACGCTGACAGGGTCAAGAGGGAACTCTCCGTCAGAATCAGGGGGATTCCCGAGCAGGTACCCCTCAGGAAGGTCGACACTTCGTACCTGGACAAGATGCTCTCGGTGTCCGGGATGGTCGTCCGGACCTCGGAGCTCAGGCCGCTGATGACCTCCGCGGCGTGGACGTGTCCCAGCGGGCACCTGACGTACCAAGACCAGGACGACCTGGCGCTCAAGCGGCCCCCGAGGTGCGAGCTCTGCGGAGAGGTGAGGAACTTCGAGCTCGACAAGAAGCACAGCAGGTTCATCGACTTCCAGGTGGTGAGGGTGCAAGAGCTGCCGGAGGAGCTCCCGCCCGGCCAGCTTCCTCAGTTCTTTGACGTGAACCTTGAAGGCGACATCGTAAACTCAGCCCGTCCTGGCGACAGGGCGATCCTCTCAGGGATCGTCAGGGCGGTCCCCGACTATTCGGTGGGCGCCGTCAAGACGAGGCTCTTCAAGTCACAGATCGACTGCAACCACGTCGAGATCAAGGGGAAGGAGCCCGACCAGGTGAACATCACGAAGGAGGACGAGGCGCTCATCAGGGGGCTCGCCTCAGAGCCCGACGCGTACGACAGGCTGATCTCCTCCGTGGCTCCGGTCATACTAGGGCATCGCCCAGAGAAGGAAGCGATCCTCCTGCTCCTCGCGGGCGGGAGCGCAACCCCCCTGCCCGACGGGACCAAGCTCAGGGGCGACATGAACGTACTTTTCGTGGGTGATCCTGGCTGTATGGTGGGAGACGAGAGAATAGCTTTGGGCAACGGCGCGATCGTGAAGATTGAACAGGTTGGAAGGTCGCATCTCCAAGACCTGAACTTGCAGGTCCTTACTGGGGAGGGAGGAGGAAAGAGGGATTGGGCGACGAAGTTCCACATCTACAGGCAGCAGCCAGTCCTCGAGGCGGTGACTGAGAGCGGCAAGAGCATCAAGGGGACCTACAACCACCCCATGCTGGTCCTGAGGAACGACGAAGGCAAGATCATCAGAGAGTGGAGAAGGCTCGACGAGCTCAAAGTGGGCGACAGGCTCGTCACCACGACGTTCATCCCCTGCCAAGTCACGAAGTACTTGGATACGGGGTTCGAGGTTGTGCAGCAGAAGCTAGGGCCTAGATTCAGAGGGAGGCTGCCCGATGTCGTCGACCCGAAGCTCGGGGCGTTCCTAGGATACCTGCTGGGCGACGGGTTCGTGAACAAATACCGAGCGGTCCTCTCGGTAGCAGAGCCAGAGGTCGACATCCTTCCGAAATTGGTCGCAATCGAGGAGGACCTCTTCGGGATAAGGCCCGCTGTGATTCGGAGGCTGAGGGAAGACAGGAACGTGGCGATGCACGATGTGTATCTCAACAGCTCTCACATAGCGGCGAACCTACAATTCATGCGAGTGAGGCGGGTGCCCGACCTCATACTGAGGTCGGGAAACGAGGTCGTCGCGGAGTTCCTCAGATGGCTATTTGAGGCGGACGGGACGGTGTTCTCGAAGGGCAGGGGGCGAAGGGCTGTCGGGCTAAAGGCCAAGGACATTGAACTCCTGAGAGATGTGCAGTTCCTCCTCTTGAGGTTCGGAATCCATTCGCGGATAGTCGCGAACGCCTTGCTGATTAGGCGTGGGGAAGACATAGTCAGATACGCGAAGCACATTGGCTTCGTGTCGAAAAAGAAGACGGACAGGCTGAATGAATTGAAATCTCAGGCTCTGGCCTTCGGACGAGTCCACAAGCAAAGGAGCGAGAGAGTAGTTGCCATTCACGAGGGGCCCCTGGAGGATGTCTACGACATCGAGGTCCCTCGCTCGCATCGATTCATAGCGAACGGTCTGATATCTCACAATACGGCCAAGAGTGAGATGCTGAAGTTTGCCGCCCAGGTCGCGCCGAGAGGGATCTACGCGAGCGGGAGAGGCACTACCGCGGCGGGGCTCTCGGCAGCAGTAATCAGGGAGAAGAACGTGTTCATGCTGGAAGCAGGAGTAGTCGTATTGGGCGACCAGGGGATCGCTGCGATAGACGAATTTGAAAAGATGAAGCCCGAGGACAGGACCGCGCTGCACGAGGCGATGGAGCAGAACACTGTCACGATTGCGAAGGGCGGGATCTACGCGACACTCAACGCGAGGACCGCCATACTCGCGGCGTGCAACCCCGTGCTCGGGAGGTACAACCCGTTCCAGAACCTGACGGAAAACATCGGGACCCTTCCGATACCGCTACTGACCAGGTTCGACCTGATCTTCGTGATCAAGGACCAGCCGCATCCCGCGGACGACGAGAAGCTCGCGACGCACATCCTGGCGGTGCACACGAGGAGGACCTACGCCACCCCGCCGCCAGTTGAGTTCTCGCTTCTGAAGAAGTACATCTCCTTCTCGAAGAGAATCACGCCGAACCTGACCAAGGAGGCCTCGGCCAGGCTCAGGGACTACTATCTCGAGCTGAGGAAGGGAGGAGGGGAGGAGGGCCAGATCCCAGCTACTCCGAGGACTTTGGAGTCGCTGATAAGGGTAGCTTCGTCGAGGGCGCGGATCCTGCTGAGGCAAGAGGTGACTGAGGAGGACGCGCTGTCGGCCATATCTCTGATGAACAGGATGGTGGAGGACGTACTGACCGACGCGACCACCAAGAAGACCGACTTTGGCATCCAGCTGGGCAAGCCGCTCGGCGAGACCAAGAACCTGAAGGCTGCGATGGAAGTCTTCAAGGCCCTGGAGGGCCCCGACAAGAAGCCGGTGGAAAGGAAGGCCTTCAAGGACGAGCTGGTGAAATCCAGGTTCTCGGACGAGGACGCCGAGAAGATGATCAGGACGATGTTCAGGGAAGGCATGGTCTACGAGTCGAAGCCGGGCTTCATCCGCAGGCTCGGCGGCTAG
- a CDS encoding DEAD/DEAH box helicase: MRFDEIGLPEELVAFTAGKGYTELYPPQEAAVKAGLLEGKSLVVSSPTACYDEVTEVLTRRGWILFKDAMPDEEVVSMNPRTWEIEYVKAIGKVEYLYSGVMIHVAGKEIDFRVTESHRIYCRTGSQNSREAREPSGFMRYHFKPAREIQPTWVFKTDGIWKGKARKYFVLPAATLRGGSLPRSKRELPPLRIPMRDWLDFFGWYVAEGTSKHGVSHEVTLCQTKDQAGVEAAVRNLRHWKVYVTGSKEHRHFSVASVQLAKYLSQFGRAYEKFVPDFIKELSPEQIKVFLDSYQRGDGHVGRDGVSPVFDTTSKRLADDLQELLLKVGRSSSVRNRGLSPSHIMPDGHLIVSKHPHYQVSCRRYSEHGIDYRKPSKPAFERVQGERVYCLTLPKHHLLYVRRNGKALWCGNSGKTMIAIMAAFVNAKVRMKKTVYLAPLRALASEKYSEFSELTKYGVNTAISTGDYDSSGETLGRADIIVLTNERFDSILRHRVSWLRDVGLFIADEVHLAGSDSRGPTLEMILTKMMHMGLNAQLLSLSATISNSKEIGEWLKSETVQVDWRPVPLREGVFDYGRVLFVDGEERQIVRSTYGSPIDVAMETLKAGGQALVFANTRRRAVSLATRAAELTGRHLKEEEKKAAEEAGRRILSSGEETSLSRLLAELVSKGAAFHHAGLESEHRRVVEDYYRAGAIRLLAATPTLASGVNIPARRVVVADMTRYDAESGGNAEISVLEYRQMAGRAGRPQYDSFGETVMIPPPSMDSGELLEHYAKSPPEPIESRLADDSSMRFHTLATIATASGLSKGDLDSLFKGTLLARQVGEATVGKLTEKALGYLLAERLVEGGGGLFYPTDFGRRVSILYIDPATGVVFREGIRKVEPGRDYTAGLLRLLAGSPDFEPKFPLRSKDFDQAVAFIEEHSAEMIERPNSRQFSAYDEVLQEMRTVMALHGWIDEWREEQLLSRLGVEPGDMHRAVDNAEWLLHALGELAKLFKKPEVVRQVDVLRMRVASGVSAELVELTTLQGVGRVRARALYTAGFKTLEDVKEAPAERLAGVEKVGTAVARRIKEQVARY, encoded by the coding sequence TTGAGGTTCGACGAGATAGGGCTCCCCGAGGAGCTGGTGGCATTCACAGCAGGGAAGGGGTACACGGAATTGTATCCCCCGCAGGAGGCTGCGGTGAAGGCGGGGCTGCTGGAGGGGAAGAGCCTGGTTGTGTCAAGTCCTACTGCATGTTATGACGAGGTCACAGAAGTCCTCACAAGAAGGGGTTGGATACTCTTCAAAGACGCCATGCCCGACGAGGAGGTGGTTTCGATGAACCCCAGGACGTGGGAAATCGAATACGTGAAGGCAATTGGGAAAGTTGAGTATCTTTACAGTGGAGTCATGATCCATGTCGCTGGGAAAGAGATTGACTTCAGAGTCACCGAGAGTCACCGCATCTATTGCCGAACTGGCAGTCAGAACTCACGCGAGGCCCGGGAGCCGTCAGGATTCATGAGGTACCACTTCAAACCGGCGCGGGAGATTCAACCAACTTGGGTATTCAAGACTGATGGGATCTGGAAGGGAAAGGCAAGGAAATACTTCGTTCTCCCGGCGGCGACCCTTCGGGGTGGCAGTCTTCCCAGGTCGAAGAGAGAGCTCCCACCTCTCAGGATTCCCATGCGAGATTGGCTGGATTTCTTTGGTTGGTATGTTGCGGAAGGTACCTCCAAACATGGGGTAAGTCACGAGGTGACCCTATGTCAGACAAAGGATCAGGCCGGGGTCGAAGCGGCAGTCAGGAACCTCCGCCATTGGAAAGTGTATGTGACAGGAAGCAAGGAACACAGGCACTTCAGCGTCGCTAGTGTGCAACTTGCGAAGTACCTCTCACAGTTCGGAAGAGCGTACGAAAAATTCGTTCCCGACTTCATCAAGGAACTCAGTCCCGAGCAGATCAAGGTCTTCCTTGATTCGTATCAACGAGGGGACGGCCACGTTGGCAGGGATGGGGTTAGCCCCGTCTTTGACACGACCTCAAAGCGCTTAGCTGACGATCTTCAGGAATTGCTTCTTAAGGTAGGGCGAAGCAGCTCGGTCAGGAACAGGGGCCTTTCTCCTTCTCATATCATGCCCGACGGACACTTGATCGTCTCCAAACACCCACACTATCAAGTAAGTTGCAGGCGGTACTCGGAACATGGCATCGACTACAGGAAACCCAGCAAGCCGGCCTTCGAGAGGGTTCAGGGAGAGCGGGTCTACTGCCTGACACTTCCGAAGCATCACCTCTTGTATGTGAGAAGAAACGGAAAAGCGCTTTGGTGTGGCAACTCCGGAAAGACGATGATCGCGATAATGGCGGCCTTCGTGAACGCGAAGGTGAGGATGAAAAAGACCGTCTACCTCGCGCCCCTGAGGGCCCTGGCGTCTGAGAAGTACTCTGAATTCTCAGAGCTCACGAAATATGGAGTGAACACCGCCATCTCTACCGGGGACTACGACTCGAGCGGGGAGACGCTGGGGCGGGCCGACATCATAGTCTTGACCAACGAGAGGTTCGACTCGATCCTGAGGCACAGAGTGAGCTGGCTGAGGGACGTGGGGCTCTTCATCGCGGACGAGGTGCACCTAGCGGGGAGCGACTCGAGGGGGCCGACCCTGGAGATGATCCTCACGAAGATGATGCACATGGGGCTGAACGCCCAGCTGCTTTCCCTGTCTGCGACCATCAGCAACTCGAAGGAGATAGGGGAGTGGCTGAAGTCGGAGACGGTCCAGGTCGACTGGAGGCCGGTCCCGCTGAGGGAGGGAGTCTTCGACTATGGGAGGGTGCTGTTCGTAGATGGGGAGGAGAGGCAGATAGTGAGGTCGACCTACGGCTCCCCGATCGACGTGGCGATGGAGACCCTGAAGGCCGGAGGGCAGGCCCTCGTCTTTGCGAACACCAGGAGGAGGGCCGTGAGCCTAGCCACGAGGGCAGCGGAGCTGACGGGGAGGCACCTGAAGGAGGAGGAGAAGAAGGCGGCGGAGGAGGCGGGAAGGAGAATACTTTCCTCAGGGGAGGAGACTAGCTTGAGCAGGCTCCTCGCAGAATTGGTGTCCAAGGGGGCGGCGTTCCACCATGCAGGGCTCGAGAGCGAACACAGGCGGGTAGTTGAGGACTACTACAGGGCTGGAGCTATCAGGCTGCTTGCCGCTACCCCGACTCTGGCCAGTGGAGTGAACATCCCCGCAAGGAGAGTGGTGGTGGCGGACATGACGAGGTACGACGCGGAGTCGGGGGGCAACGCGGAGATCTCGGTGTTGGAGTACAGGCAGATGGCTGGGCGGGCGGGCAGGCCTCAGTACGATTCCTTCGGGGAGACCGTGATGATACCCCCTCCCTCCATGGACTCTGGAGAGCTCCTGGAGCACTATGCAAAGAGCCCCCCGGAGCCGATCGAGTCGAGGCTGGCCGACGACTCTTCGATGAGGTTCCACACGCTCGCCACGATCGCGACAGCGAGCGGGCTCTCCAAAGGGGATCTCGACAGCCTGTTCAAGGGGACGCTGCTGGCGCGGCAGGTGGGCGAGGCGACGGTCGGCAAGCTCACGGAGAAGGCCCTCGGGTACCTCCTGGCGGAGAGGCTGGTCGAGGGCGGCGGGGGTCTCTTCTACCCGACGGACTTTGGGAGGCGGGTCTCAATCCTCTACATCGACCCCGCGACAGGCGTTGTGTTCAGGGAAGGAATCAGGAAGGTGGAGCCGGGAAGGGACTACACGGCCGGGCTTCTCAGGCTCTTGGCAGGGTCTCCAGACTTTGAGCCGAAGTTTCCTCTCAGGAGCAAGGACTTTGACCAGGCGGTCGCATTCATAGAGGAGCACTCCGCCGAGATGATCGAGCGGCCCAACTCGAGGCAGTTCTCGGCGTACGACGAGGTCCTACAGGAGATGAGGACCGTCATGGCGCTCCACGGATGGATCGACGAGTGGAGGGAGGAGCAGCTCCTGTCCCGCCTGGGAGTGGAGCCGGGCGACATGCACAGGGCTGTGGACAACGCCGAGTGGCTGCTGCACGCGCTGGGAGAGCTGGCCAAGCTCTTCAAGAAGCCCGAGGTGGTGAGGCAGGTAGACGTGCTGAGGATGAGGGTGGCGAGTGGGGTCAGCGCGGAGCTGGTCGAGCTTACGACCCTCCAAGGAGTGGGGAGGGTGAGGGCGAGAGCCCTTTACACCGCTGGGTTCAAGACGCTTGAGGATGTCAAGGAGGCACCGGCCGAAAGGCTTGCCGGGGTGGAAAAGGTGGGAACAGCCGTTGCCCGAAGGATCAAGGAGCAGGTAGCGCGATATTGA
- a CDS encoding ABC transporter permease, protein MGLARYVARRTVYTIVLLLIIVAFNFVLFQILPFVTSCPNSTYNQCAISLYAPEQPPRGVQNVTLWLTQIRGKIFHQYGFDQPMLPGYGKNPASSKCETMQVIAPGGHLNATKLSKGTRTINTSLSASSIPLGGTVYDTAVLSQAALKAGGTVSYYYSGSSYCPALGATPVTVVNITNGVVPHSTAIHFEASNSSGGTYYFYAVYSGESNMTFVPGRFLTYYQNMFTFNFGYNLGNVLGGTVLQTIQDRTPYTILLIGSSTIAAFIMGIGLGVIAAAKRGKIMDVSSLSALLFVNALPVFFLGGMLELSQLALTKSFYQPLGSALIGVDGWNVYVVLLQELFLPALTLTLANIGGVFLTQRAVMIDTISEDYIIMARAKGLPERTVLYRHALRNAVLPIATAFALSIGFILSGAIITETVFGWPGLGYAIYQGVSAIDFPLEQAMFFIISVMVLIAVFAAEVIYGFLDPRVSTG, encoded by the coding sequence ATGGGGCTGGCACGGTACGTTGCCCGCAGGACCGTGTACACAATTGTGCTTCTTCTGATCATTGTAGCCTTCAACTTCGTCCTGTTCCAGATCTTGCCCTTTGTCACCTCGTGCCCCAATTCGACTTACAATCAATGCGCCATATCCCTATACGCCCCCGAGCAGCCCCCAAGGGGAGTCCAGAATGTGACGCTCTGGCTAACACAAATCAGGGGCAAGATCTTCCACCAATACGGGTTCGACCAACCGATGCTCCCTGGCTACGGCAAGAATCCAGCTTCAAGTAAGTGTGAGACCATGCAGGTCATCGCACCCGGCGGCCACCTTAACGCTACCAAGCTAAGCAAGGGAACACGTACCATAAACACTTCGCTATCGGCTAGCAGTATTCCGTTGGGAGGCACCGTCTACGACACGGCGGTACTCTCTCAAGCTGCGCTGAAAGCAGGAGGTACTGTCAGCTACTACTACTCTGGCTCTTCCTACTGCCCAGCCCTCGGAGCCACCCCGGTCACCGTGGTGAACATTACCAACGGCGTCGTTCCACATTCCACTGCCATCCACTTTGAAGCGTCCAACAGCAGTGGCGGCACCTACTACTTCTACGCCGTGTATTCGGGCGAGTCCAACATGACATTCGTGCCTGGGAGGTTCCTGACATACTATCAGAACATGTTTACATTCAACTTTGGGTACAACCTCGGCAACGTCCTAGGAGGGACCGTCCTTCAGACGATACAGGACAGGACTCCTTACACAATTCTGCTCATTGGGAGCTCCACCATTGCCGCGTTCATCATGGGAATCGGGTTGGGCGTGATAGCCGCGGCCAAGAGAGGAAAGATCATGGACGTCTCGTCCCTCAGCGCGCTTCTATTCGTCAATGCCCTGCCCGTATTCTTCCTCGGAGGCATGCTTGAGTTAAGCCAGCTGGCATTGACAAAGTCGTTCTATCAGCCGTTGGGCTCTGCCTTGATCGGGGTAGACGGATGGAACGTGTATGTCGTTTTGCTGCAGGAGCTTTTTCTGCCGGCTTTGACCCTGACTCTCGCGAACATCGGAGGCGTCTTCCTTACTCAAAGAGCGGTCATGATCGACACGATTTCCGAGGACTACATCATCATGGCGCGGGCGAAGGGTCTCCCAGAGAGGACCGTACTCTACCGCCACGCTCTTAGAAACGCCGTGCTTCCCATCGCTACGGCGTTCGCTCTTTCGATTGGCTTTATCCTCTCCGGCGCCATCATAACTGAGACGGTCTTCGGATGGCCGGGGTTAGGTTACGCGATATATCAAGGAGTGAGCGCAATCGACTTCCCACTCGAACAGGCGATGTTCTTCATCATCTCTGTGATGGTCCTGATCGCAGTGTTTGCCGCCGAAGTCATATACGGTTTCCTCGACCCACGGGTGAGCACGGGCTAA